In the genome of Arachis stenosperma cultivar V10309 chromosome 2, arast.V10309.gnm1.PFL2, whole genome shotgun sequence, the window GTTTCTCCGGGTACCTGTGGGCCCCGCAGAACGTGACACCGCACCTGCACTTGAACCCGGTCAACCCGACTCGTTTACGGCATGTAGCACAACGGTTCGGCTGAATCGGAGCTCCGGGATTCGAGCTGGTCGTTACAGAAACCGTTACGGAGCTCGAAGCTTCTAGCTCAACCGGTTGAGGAACAAAGGATTCGACGGCGGCTGGCGTTGGCGCCGGAGAAGACGACGTGGACGGTGACGGAGATGGAAAGGCGGCGACGCAGGAGGTTGCGGTGGCTGTGGCGGTGGAGAGAGCGTTCTCGATCGTAGATTTTGCGGATTCTTGTTCTCTGAAGCATTTGGAGCAGAGATTCATGGTGGCTGAGCTACCGAAAAACCCGCAGTTGTTGACACAGAGCCTGTG includes:
- the LOC130961054 gene encoding zinc finger A20 and AN1 domain-containing stress-associated protein 4-like; protein product: MAEEHPCQAPEGHRLCVNNCGFFGSSATMNLCSKCFREQESAKSTIENALSTATATATSCVAAFPSPSPSTSSSPAPTPAAVESFVPQPVELEASSSVTVSVTTSSNPGAPIQPNRCATCRKRVGLTGFKCRCGVTFCGAHRYPEKHACAFDFKTVGREEIARANPVIKAEKLDRI